One window of Oreochromis niloticus isolate F11D_XX linkage group LG23, O_niloticus_UMD_NMBU, whole genome shotgun sequence genomic DNA carries:
- the LOC100690439 gene encoding capping protein, Arp2/3 and myosin-I linker protein 3 isoform X5, whose product MASKEITASGFVSVSKDITESIRKIIDKSSIKFVRGIKLDTKNGKTEDKILVLTTWRLYFLAPKIPTKVETTFNFLEIRALNSQPEHQVVIDTDKSSYSLRFESREHLNHVVSHINFALSRIFNNSIFAPSICHSDSDLSEGSRKYSPSSETSVETQRACGGFSETYAALCDYNGISCKEEVQWDVDTIYHSQDNREFNLLDFSHLESRDLAVIVASMAYNTWFTKLYCKDLRIGSEVTEQVLHTVSKSSSLEEITLENAGLKSDFPQKMSVALSENPASVIHSLNLAHNSLDNQGVSNLIQQVCRLSKGLRLLNLSKTSLTSKGVVSLSQALCSSDEYSNSLLHLDLSKNPGVLSGEDASNLYLFLSQPNCLVHLDLSGTDCCVDSLFGALLRGCCADLSFLNLSKNSFSHRKVKDTLPLFRQFFSSAFSLTHVSLASMKLPPDVLRALLTGLTSNPHINDLHLDISGCELRSAGAAVIQELFPRVSSIATLDISDNGLDADLLTVLPALSRHPSLKHLHLGKNFNIKNRVLDEVLQKLVQLIQEEECALQSLSLCDSRLRSRGTVLVNALGSNTCLRKVDLSGNSMEDIGAKMLSKALQINTTLRSVTWDRNNTSAAGFLDVARALEHNFTLQYMPLPLSDISQAYRSAPERTEQALTKIQRALVRNNQTQRFSQRQALRLHQGLVTSTAEQVMERLCVRVQQQVCLLRGVGEMEEIQAAKQVLKEARNSRALYPSLCELAHVLSVDGPVRQRLDSLAGELAKAADKELQVIVDSMVSLCRELCPLSSSAAERLSPPLSSVSERVSIPRSAIRTALMERAAQDIHRALEEVKLSVVSYLTNSIVDQILQELYATHKNLTRQVSHLKCWEGTCEDGTGWRFNRHRDSLDITDEELSTSIDTIAIKKHSSRTRRIRPVSTRLSLCDDSSSSPPPSVPSYSSPLSRSASWEGLSELPTQGLPLHHVTRVRPRPPRRHKGGHIPSERHCSENGGISPLDDGLPDFYTKRVLPDSQLSSLHKAHSLRRKKRRNMLAIFGFRKSRNQTLSHPGPESEAEVYGDGSHTVATAPTGTAMENVYTLLQPPRSTARAGSPSEGADGKMNDHQGKSTIVLSPPPVPGIPHTCVGGSKHPFYSPREKSEVDAVFEQPEETDKYWADDKQRTAEVLQADKQWMTEARQGDVDRQRFDDRLQDRYWTESRHPDRHMDRQWTVDRHTQRQIDRKIERQWMGGRQIERSWSENKPADIQVDNQWNESRHQGRKTDRQVQALQLSQRPLPPYPSDRTPSPKHETDPLKSIEASAIEWHPQDTQGDRHACPDAGGVFSEGWKMSGGGGGGGFSVSRATSKPDPPPQSSKPNLSKLRQRHRLESSDALPEEEEDIEKDPGNMEKKEKDKRRDSEGHPPPIPEKTASTQHLGKASCCDT is encoded by the exons ATGGCTTCTAAAGAGATCACTGCCTCTGGATTCGTGAGTGTGAGTAAGGATATCACAG AAAGCATCAGGAAGATTATCGATAAATCATCTATAAAGTTTGTTCGTGGCATTAAGCTTGAcactaaaaatggcaaaacagAGGACAAAATTCTG gtGCTCACAACATGGCGTCTCTATTTCCTGGCGCCAAAGATTCCCACAAAG GTAGAAACCACATTCAACTTCTTGGAGATTCGAGCTTTGAATTCTCAACCTGAACATCAG GTTGTTATCGACACTGACAAGTCCAGTTACTCCCTGAGGTTTGAGTCACGGGAGCACCTCAATCATGTGGTCAGCCATATAAATTTCGCTCTGTCTCGAATATTCAACAACTCCATTTTTGC CCCTTCCATCTGTCATTCAGACAGTGACCTTTCAGAGGGCAGCAGGAAGTATTCACCCAGCTCGGAGACTTCAGTGGAGACACAGAGGGCCTGCG GAGGCTTCTCAGAGACTTACGCTGCTCTGTGCGACTATAATGGCATCAGCTGCAAGGAGGAAGTGCAGTGG GATGTGGACACCATCTATCACTCTCAGGACAACAGGGAGTTTAACCTGCTGGACTTCAGCCACCTGGAGAGCAG AGATTTGGCTGTCATTGTTGCATCAATGGCTTACAACACCTGGTTCACTAAACTGTACTGCAAAGACCTGCGCATT GGCTCAGAGGTCACTGAGCAGGTCCTGCACACAGTCAGCAAATCCTCCAGCCTTGAAGAGATCACTCTGGAGAACGCTGGGTTAAAATC CGACTTCCCACAGAAGATGTCAGTAGCTCTTTCAGAGAACCCTGCATCTGTCATCCATTCCCTCAACTTGGCGCACAACTCACTGGACAACCAAG GTGTGTCCAACTTAATCCAGCAAGTGTGTCGCCTCAGCAAGGGGCTTCGTCTCCTCAACCTCTCCAAGACCTCACTCACCTCCAAAG GAGTGGTGTCTCTCTCTCAGGCTTTGTGCTCCAGCGATGAGTACTCTAACTCCCTGCTGCACCTGGACCTGAGCAAGAACCCCGGGGTCCTCTCGGGGGAGGATGCATCG AACCTTTATCTCTTCTTGTCTCAACCCAACTGCCTGGTCCACTTGGATCTGTCGGGCACAGACTGCTGTGTTGACTCA CTATTTGGGGCTCTTCTGAGGGGGTGTTGCGCTGATCTCTCCTTTCTGAATCTTTCCAAAAATTCCTTCTCCCACAG GAAAGTGAAGGATACGCTGCCGTTGTTCCGTCAGTTTTTCAGCTCAGCTTTCAGCCTCACTCATGTCAGCCTGGCCTCTATGAAGCTGCCCCCTGATGTTCTGAG GGCTCTCCTCACAGGGTTAACCTCCAATCCTCATATCAATGACCTTCATCTGGACATCAGCGGCTGTGAG CTAAGGTCTGCAGGAGCTGCTGTAATCCAGGAACTCTTCCCTAGAGTCTCCTCCATCGCTACTCTCGATATCTCCGACAACG GTCTCGACGCAGACTTGCTCACAGTCCTGCCAGCCCTCTCTAGACACCCTTCCCTCAAACACCTTCATCTGGGCAAGAACTTCAACATCAAAAACAG GGTTCTGGATGAAGTGTTGCAGAAGCTAGTTCAACTCATACAAGAAGAAGAATGT GCCCTTCAGTCTTTGTCCCTCTGTGACTCACGCCTGCGTTCTCGGGGCACCGTGCTAGTCAACGCCCTGGGTAGCAACACCTGCTTGAGAAAAGTGGATCTGAGCGGGAATAGCATGGAAGACATTGGAGCCAAGATGCTGAGCAAAGCCCTTCAAATCAACACAACACTCAG GAGTGTGACATGGGATCGCAACAACACCTCCGCAGCAGGATTTCTCGATGTGGCCCGAGCACTTGAACA TAATTTCACCTTACAGTACATGCCTCTACCCCTAAGTGACATCAGCCAGGCGTACCGCAGTGCCCCTGAGAGGACAGAGCAGGCGTTGACCAAG ATCCAGCGTGCTCTGGTGAGGAACAACCAGACTCAGCGCTTCTCTCAGAGACAGGCTTTGCGGCTCCATCAGGGCCTGGTCACCAGCACCGCCGAACAG GTGATGGAGCGCCTCTGTGTGCGTGTCCAGCAGCAGGTGTGTTTATTACGGGGCGTCGGAGAGATGGAGGAGATTCAAGCTGCAAAACAAGTGCTAAAAGAGGCGAGGAACTCTCGCGCT CTCTACCCTTCACTGTGTGAGCTCGCTCATGTGCTGTCTGTGGATGGGCCGGTGCGGCAGAGACTCGACTCGTTGGCTGGCGAACTTGCCAAAGCTGCTGACAAGGAGCTGCAG GTGATTGTCGACTCCATGGTGTCTCTGTGCCGCGAGCTCTGCCCTCTATCTTCTTCTGCAGCAGAGAGATTAAGCCCACCCCTCTCATCTGTCTCTGAGCGTGTGTCCATCCCTCGCTCTGCCATTCGCACTGCCCTTATGGAAAGAGCAGCACAGGACATTCACAGAGCCTTGGA AGAAGTAAAGCTGTCAGTGGTTTCCTATCTCACCAACTCCATCGTGGACCAGATCCTTCAGGAGCTCTATGCCACCCATAAGAACCTG ACTCGGCAGGTCTCTCATCTTAAATGCTGGGAGGGGACGTGTGAAGATGGGACAGGCTGGAGGTTTAACAGGCACAGGGACTCTCTGGACATCACAGATGAAGAGCTCAGCACCAGCATA gACACAATAGCCATTAAGAAGCACAGCTCTAGAACAAGACGAATACGACCTGTCTCCACCAGGCTGA GCCTATGCGATGACTCCAGCTCCTCTCCACCCCCTTCTGTGCCATCATACTCGTCACCGCTATCCCGCTCGGCATCCTGGGAGGGTCTGTCAGAGCTCCCTACGCAGGGACTGCCCCTTCATCACGTAACGCGAGTTCGTCCAAGGCCTCCGCGGAGACACAAGGGAGGGCACATCCCGTCTGAGAGA cACTGCAGTGAAAATGGAGGGATAAGCCCTCTGGATGATGGACTCCCTGATTTCTACACGAAAAGAGTGCTCCCTGATAG TCAGCTGTCGTCGCTGCACAAAGCGCACTCtctgaggaggaagaagaggagaaacatGCTGGCCATCTTTGGTTTCCGTAAAAGCCGCAACCAAACTCTGTCCCATCCGGGGCCTGAGTCAGAAGCTGAGGTTTATGGAGATGGGAGTCACACTGTTGCTACAGCACCCACGGG GACAGCAATGGAGAATGTATACACTCTCCTCCAGCCTCCAAGGTCCACTGCCAGAGCTGGATCTCCCAGCGAGGGGGCTGATGGGAAAATGAATGACCACCAAGGGAAAAGTACTATCGTTTTGAGTCCACCACCAGTGCCAGGCATCCCTCACACATGTGTGGGTGGAAGCAAACACCCATTTTATTCTCCAAGAGAG aAATCTGAAGTGGATGCTGTGTTTGAACAGCCGGAGGAGACAGACAAGTACTGGGCGGACGACAAACAGAGGACGGCAGAGGTGCTGCAAGCAGACAAGCAATGGATGACAGAGGCAAGGCAGGGCGATGTAGACAGACAGCGGTTTGACGACAGGCTGCAAGACAGGTACTGGACTGAGAGCAGGCATCCAGACAGGCACATGGACAGACAGTGGACTGTAGACAGACACACTCAGAGGCAGATTGACAGAAAAATTGAAAGACAGTGGATGGGCGGCAGACAGATAGAAAGGTCATGGTCGGAGAACAAGCCGGCAGACATACAAGTGGACAATCAGTGGAATGAGAGCAGACATCAGggaagaaagacagacagacaggtccAAGCACTTCAACTGTCTCAAAGGCCGCTCCCTCCATACCCATCGGACAGGACGCCCTCTCCAAAACACGAAACAGATCCTCTGAAAAGCATAGAGGCTTCAGCCATAGAGTGGCATCCACAGGACACGCAGGGAGACAGACATGCGTGTCCTGATGCAGGTGGAGTTTTCTCAGAAGGCTGGAAGATgagcggaggaggaggaggaggtggcttCTCTGTCAGTCGAGCGACATCAAAACCTGACCCCCCGCCACAAAGCAGCAAACCCAATCTGTCCAAGCTGAGGCAGAGGCATCGACTTGAGAGCTCAGATGCTCTGCCAG aggaggaggaagatatAGAGAAGGATCCTGGAAATATggagaagaaagagaaggaCAAGAGACGAGATTCTGAAGGTCACCCTCCCCCGATTCCTGAAAAG
- the LOC100690439 gene encoding capping protein, Arp2/3 and myosin-I linker protein 3 isoform X4: MASKEITASGFVSVSKDITESIRKIIDKSSIKFVRGIKLDTKNGKTEDKILVLTTWRLYFLAPKIPTKVETTFNFLEIRALNSQPEHQVVIDTDKSSYSLRFESREHLNHVVSHINFALSRIFNNSIFAPSICHSDSDLSEGSRKYSPSSETSVETQRACGGFSETYAALCDYNGISCKEEVQWDVDTIYHSQDNREFNLLDFSHLESRDLAVIVASMAYNTWFTKLYCKDLRIGSEVTEQVLHTVSKSSSLEEITLENAGLKSDFPQKMSVALSENPASVIHSLNLAHNSLDNQGVSNLIQQVCRLSKGLRLLNLSKTSLTSKGVVSLSQALCSSDEYSNSLLHLDLSKNPGVLSGEDASNLYLFLSQPNCLVHLDLSGTDCCVDSLFGALLRGCCADLSFLNLSKNSFSHRKVKDTLPLFRQFFSSAFSLTHVSLASMKLPPDVLRALLTGLTSNPHINDLHLDISGCELRSAGAAVIQELFPRVSSIATLDISDNGLDADLLTVLPALSRHPSLKHLHLGKNFNIKNRVLDEVLQKLVQLIQEEECALQSLSLCDSRLRSRGTVLVNALGSNTCLRKVDLSGNSMEDIGAKMLSKALQINTTLRSVTWDRNNTSAAGFLDVARALEHNFTLQYMPLPLSDISQAYRSAPERTEQALTKIQRALVRNNQTQRFSQRQALRLHQGLVTSTAEQVMERLCVRVQQQVCLLRGVGEMEEIQAAKQVLKEARNSRALYPSLCELAHVLSVDGPVRQRLDSLAGELAKAADKELQVIVDSMVSLCRELCPLSSSAAERLSPPLSSVSERVSIPRSAIRTALMERAAQDIHRALEEVKLSVVSYLTNSIVDQILQELYATHKNLTRQVSHLKCWEGTCEDGTGWRFNRHRDSLDITDEELSTSIDTIAIKKHSSRTRRIRPVSTRLSLCDDSSSSPPPSVPSYSSPLSRSASWEGLSELPTQGLPLHHVTRVRPRPPRRHKGGHIPSERHCSENGGISPLDDGLPDFYTKRVLPDSQLSSLHKAHSLRRKKRRNMLAIFGFRKSRNQTLSHPGPESEAEVYGDGSHTVATAPTGTAMENVYTLLQPPRSTARAGSPSEGADGKMNDHQGKSTIVLSPPPVPGIPHTCVGGSKHPFYSPREKSEVDAVFEQPEETDKYWADDKQRTAEVLQADKQWMTEARQGDVDRQRFDDRLQDRYWTESRHPDRHMDRQWTVDRHTQRQIDRKIERQWMGGRQIERSWSENKPADIQVDNQWNESRHQGRKTDRQVQALQLSQRPLPPYPSDRTPSPKHETDPLKSIEASAIEWHPQDTQGDRHACPDAGGVFSEGWKMSGGGGGGGFSVSRATSKPDPPPQSSKPNLSKLRQRHRLESSDALPATEEEEDIEKDPGNMEKKEKDKRRDSEGHPPPIPEKTASTQHLGKASCCDT, translated from the exons ATGGCTTCTAAAGAGATCACTGCCTCTGGATTCGTGAGTGTGAGTAAGGATATCACAG AAAGCATCAGGAAGATTATCGATAAATCATCTATAAAGTTTGTTCGTGGCATTAAGCTTGAcactaaaaatggcaaaacagAGGACAAAATTCTG gtGCTCACAACATGGCGTCTCTATTTCCTGGCGCCAAAGATTCCCACAAAG GTAGAAACCACATTCAACTTCTTGGAGATTCGAGCTTTGAATTCTCAACCTGAACATCAG GTTGTTATCGACACTGACAAGTCCAGTTACTCCCTGAGGTTTGAGTCACGGGAGCACCTCAATCATGTGGTCAGCCATATAAATTTCGCTCTGTCTCGAATATTCAACAACTCCATTTTTGC CCCTTCCATCTGTCATTCAGACAGTGACCTTTCAGAGGGCAGCAGGAAGTATTCACCCAGCTCGGAGACTTCAGTGGAGACACAGAGGGCCTGCG GAGGCTTCTCAGAGACTTACGCTGCTCTGTGCGACTATAATGGCATCAGCTGCAAGGAGGAAGTGCAGTGG GATGTGGACACCATCTATCACTCTCAGGACAACAGGGAGTTTAACCTGCTGGACTTCAGCCACCTGGAGAGCAG AGATTTGGCTGTCATTGTTGCATCAATGGCTTACAACACCTGGTTCACTAAACTGTACTGCAAAGACCTGCGCATT GGCTCAGAGGTCACTGAGCAGGTCCTGCACACAGTCAGCAAATCCTCCAGCCTTGAAGAGATCACTCTGGAGAACGCTGGGTTAAAATC CGACTTCCCACAGAAGATGTCAGTAGCTCTTTCAGAGAACCCTGCATCTGTCATCCATTCCCTCAACTTGGCGCACAACTCACTGGACAACCAAG GTGTGTCCAACTTAATCCAGCAAGTGTGTCGCCTCAGCAAGGGGCTTCGTCTCCTCAACCTCTCCAAGACCTCACTCACCTCCAAAG GAGTGGTGTCTCTCTCTCAGGCTTTGTGCTCCAGCGATGAGTACTCTAACTCCCTGCTGCACCTGGACCTGAGCAAGAACCCCGGGGTCCTCTCGGGGGAGGATGCATCG AACCTTTATCTCTTCTTGTCTCAACCCAACTGCCTGGTCCACTTGGATCTGTCGGGCACAGACTGCTGTGTTGACTCA CTATTTGGGGCTCTTCTGAGGGGGTGTTGCGCTGATCTCTCCTTTCTGAATCTTTCCAAAAATTCCTTCTCCCACAG GAAAGTGAAGGATACGCTGCCGTTGTTCCGTCAGTTTTTCAGCTCAGCTTTCAGCCTCACTCATGTCAGCCTGGCCTCTATGAAGCTGCCCCCTGATGTTCTGAG GGCTCTCCTCACAGGGTTAACCTCCAATCCTCATATCAATGACCTTCATCTGGACATCAGCGGCTGTGAG CTAAGGTCTGCAGGAGCTGCTGTAATCCAGGAACTCTTCCCTAGAGTCTCCTCCATCGCTACTCTCGATATCTCCGACAACG GTCTCGACGCAGACTTGCTCACAGTCCTGCCAGCCCTCTCTAGACACCCTTCCCTCAAACACCTTCATCTGGGCAAGAACTTCAACATCAAAAACAG GGTTCTGGATGAAGTGTTGCAGAAGCTAGTTCAACTCATACAAGAAGAAGAATGT GCCCTTCAGTCTTTGTCCCTCTGTGACTCACGCCTGCGTTCTCGGGGCACCGTGCTAGTCAACGCCCTGGGTAGCAACACCTGCTTGAGAAAAGTGGATCTGAGCGGGAATAGCATGGAAGACATTGGAGCCAAGATGCTGAGCAAAGCCCTTCAAATCAACACAACACTCAG GAGTGTGACATGGGATCGCAACAACACCTCCGCAGCAGGATTTCTCGATGTGGCCCGAGCACTTGAACA TAATTTCACCTTACAGTACATGCCTCTACCCCTAAGTGACATCAGCCAGGCGTACCGCAGTGCCCCTGAGAGGACAGAGCAGGCGTTGACCAAG ATCCAGCGTGCTCTGGTGAGGAACAACCAGACTCAGCGCTTCTCTCAGAGACAGGCTTTGCGGCTCCATCAGGGCCTGGTCACCAGCACCGCCGAACAG GTGATGGAGCGCCTCTGTGTGCGTGTCCAGCAGCAGGTGTGTTTATTACGGGGCGTCGGAGAGATGGAGGAGATTCAAGCTGCAAAACAAGTGCTAAAAGAGGCGAGGAACTCTCGCGCT CTCTACCCTTCACTGTGTGAGCTCGCTCATGTGCTGTCTGTGGATGGGCCGGTGCGGCAGAGACTCGACTCGTTGGCTGGCGAACTTGCCAAAGCTGCTGACAAGGAGCTGCAG GTGATTGTCGACTCCATGGTGTCTCTGTGCCGCGAGCTCTGCCCTCTATCTTCTTCTGCAGCAGAGAGATTAAGCCCACCCCTCTCATCTGTCTCTGAGCGTGTGTCCATCCCTCGCTCTGCCATTCGCACTGCCCTTATGGAAAGAGCAGCACAGGACATTCACAGAGCCTTGGA AGAAGTAAAGCTGTCAGTGGTTTCCTATCTCACCAACTCCATCGTGGACCAGATCCTTCAGGAGCTCTATGCCACCCATAAGAACCTG ACTCGGCAGGTCTCTCATCTTAAATGCTGGGAGGGGACGTGTGAAGATGGGACAGGCTGGAGGTTTAACAGGCACAGGGACTCTCTGGACATCACAGATGAAGAGCTCAGCACCAGCATA gACACAATAGCCATTAAGAAGCACAGCTCTAGAACAAGACGAATACGACCTGTCTCCACCAGGCTGA GCCTATGCGATGACTCCAGCTCCTCTCCACCCCCTTCTGTGCCATCATACTCGTCACCGCTATCCCGCTCGGCATCCTGGGAGGGTCTGTCAGAGCTCCCTACGCAGGGACTGCCCCTTCATCACGTAACGCGAGTTCGTCCAAGGCCTCCGCGGAGACACAAGGGAGGGCACATCCCGTCTGAGAGA cACTGCAGTGAAAATGGAGGGATAAGCCCTCTGGATGATGGACTCCCTGATTTCTACACGAAAAGAGTGCTCCCTGATAG TCAGCTGTCGTCGCTGCACAAAGCGCACTCtctgaggaggaagaagaggagaaacatGCTGGCCATCTTTGGTTTCCGTAAAAGCCGCAACCAAACTCTGTCCCATCCGGGGCCTGAGTCAGAAGCTGAGGTTTATGGAGATGGGAGTCACACTGTTGCTACAGCACCCACGGG GACAGCAATGGAGAATGTATACACTCTCCTCCAGCCTCCAAGGTCCACTGCCAGAGCTGGATCTCCCAGCGAGGGGGCTGATGGGAAAATGAATGACCACCAAGGGAAAAGTACTATCGTTTTGAGTCCACCACCAGTGCCAGGCATCCCTCACACATGTGTGGGTGGAAGCAAACACCCATTTTATTCTCCAAGAGAG aAATCTGAAGTGGATGCTGTGTTTGAACAGCCGGAGGAGACAGACAAGTACTGGGCGGACGACAAACAGAGGACGGCAGAGGTGCTGCAAGCAGACAAGCAATGGATGACAGAGGCAAGGCAGGGCGATGTAGACAGACAGCGGTTTGACGACAGGCTGCAAGACAGGTACTGGACTGAGAGCAGGCATCCAGACAGGCACATGGACAGACAGTGGACTGTAGACAGACACACTCAGAGGCAGATTGACAGAAAAATTGAAAGACAGTGGATGGGCGGCAGACAGATAGAAAGGTCATGGTCGGAGAACAAGCCGGCAGACATACAAGTGGACAATCAGTGGAATGAGAGCAGACATCAGggaagaaagacagacagacaggtccAAGCACTTCAACTGTCTCAAAGGCCGCTCCCTCCATACCCATCGGACAGGACGCCCTCTCCAAAACACGAAACAGATCCTCTGAAAAGCATAGAGGCTTCAGCCATAGAGTGGCATCCACAGGACACGCAGGGAGACAGACATGCGTGTCCTGATGCAGGTGGAGTTTTCTCAGAAGGCTGGAAGATgagcggaggaggaggaggaggtggcttCTCTGTCAGTCGAGCGACATCAAAACCTGACCCCCCGCCACAAAGCAGCAAACCCAATCTGTCCAAGCTGAGGCAGAGGCATCGACTTGAGAGCTCAGATGCTCTGCCAG ctacagaggaggaggaagatatAGAGAAGGATCCTGGAAATATggagaagaaagagaaggaCAAGAGACGAGATTCTGAAGGTCACCCTCCCCCGATTCCTGAAAAG